The Papaver somniferum cultivar HN1 chromosome 3, ASM357369v1, whole genome shotgun sequence genome includes a region encoding these proteins:
- the LOC113357706 gene encoding uncharacterized protein LOC113357706 translates to MNFCSIQETLNQILVRRPMSAVSSPNSPPDPGSIHENSNKVAIPTNSIVDITVFPSEITTSIPTGVDDEKDSLNFELTPPFFFIEKEDVDSLHGVRLQYEEHSKLEINGFSELNQIKIGEVQIKLCACSSSLLNATRSLFDRGKCIVISSLTYEKLLLQLLLSVGFDSDFRFQYSFPHLCVSDIVTLGTRKMLVQMPAHSRFLANSHMKDQGVSCAAWQILGNMFQLDIVCLKRKNVLNHQFSIDGRVFDRGKELGTINEYYYFTGDYGFTLGLFDSCLSV, encoded by the coding sequence atgaatttttgtTCGATCCAGGAAACTCTGAATCAAATACTGGTTCGTCGTCCAATGTCAGCGGTTTCGTCTCCAAATTCTCCACCAGATCCTGGTTCTATACATGAAAATTCCAATAAAGTTGCAATTCCTACTAACTCAATTGTAGATATCACTGTTTTTCCATCTGAGATAACAACATCAATTCCTACTGGTGTCGATGACGAAAAAGATTCTCTCAATTTCGAATtgacccctccatttttcttcatTGAGAAAGAAGATGTCGATTCTCTTCATGGTGTGAGGCTACAATATGAAGAACATTCAAAATTAGAGATCAATGGCTTCTCTGAgttgaatcaaatcaaaattgGTGAGGTGCAAATTAAACTGTGTGCttgttcttcttctctccttaatGCCACTCGCTCCTTATTTGATCGAGGTAAATGtattgtgatctcatcacttaCTTATGAGAAATTACTTCTTCAATTGCTTCTTAGCGTGGGGTTTGACTCAGATTTTCGGTTTCAATATTCGTTTCCTCATTTATGTGTTTCTGATATTGTAACTCTTGGTACGAGGAAGATGTTGGTTCAAATGCCTGCACATAGTAGATTTTTGGCCAATAGTCATATGAAAGATCAGGGTGTTTCTTGTGCTGCTTGGCAGATTCTTGGTAACATGTTTCAACTAGATATTGTGTGTCTCAAGAGAAAAAATGTTCTTAATCACCAATTTTCCATTGATGGTAGAGTATTTGATCGCGGCAAAGAATTGGGAACCATTAATGAGTACTATTATTTTACAGGTGACTATGGGTTCACTTTGGGTTTATTTGATTCTTGTTTGTCAGTCTGA